The region CTCCGGTCTGTGCTGTGCTGGGAGGATGGGAATGACGTCAGCCCTGTTGGATGAAATGGCATCACGAAAGATGATACCTGATGGCTTTACATATAGTATCCTATTTGATGGCCTCTCGAGAAATGGAGATTCAAAGGCAATGCTTTCATTGTTTGGAAATTCTGTGAAGAATGGAGTGAAGATTGGAGATTACACTTGTAGTATCTTGTTGAATGGACTATGCAAGGATGGCAAAGTTTCCATTGCTGAACAGGTTCTTCGGGAGCTGGTAAATGCAGGGTTTGTCCCAACAAGGGTGATCTATAACACACTAATCAATGGATATTGCCAGATTGGAGAGCTTGAAGGGGCCTTCTTGACCTTTCAGCAGATGAAGTCATGTCATATCATGCCAGATTATATTACATACAATGCACTAATCAATGGTTTGTGTAAGTCTGAAAGAATTGCTAAAGGACAAGATCTGTTAATGGAGATGGAGGACAATGGAGTGAACCCAACTACAGAAACATTCAATATGCTGATTGATGCATATGGAAGGACTGGGCAACTCGAGAAATGTTTCATTGTTCTTTCTGAAATGCAAGAGTAAGGGCTAAAGCCAAATGTTGTCTCATATGGTTCAATTGTCAATGCTTTTTGTAAGAATGGAAAAATCCCAGAAGCTTTAGCTATCTTGGATGATATGTTTCATAGAGATGTCTTACCGAATGCCCACGTGTATAATGCTATCATAGATGCTTATATAGAGCATGGTCCCAATGATCAGGCTTTTATTTTAGCTGAGAAGATGAGAAGTATTGGAATATCTCCAAGTATAGTGACCTACAATTTGCTTATAAAAGGGCTTTGCAAGCAGTTACGTATATCTGAAGCTGAGGAGATGATCAACAGCTTAAGTAATCACAGTTTGATACCTGATGCTGTCAGCTATAATACTTTAATATCAGCATGCTGTTACAGAGGCAATATTGATAAAGCCTTGTATCTTCAACAAGAAATGCATAAGTATCGCATCAAACCTACGCTGAGAACATACCATATACTTATTAGTGCATTAGGTGGTGCAGGGAGACTAAATGAAATGGATGATCTGTACCAGCAAATGATGCAAAAGAATCTTGTTCCTAGTAATGTAATATACAATATCATGGTTGAGGCCTACTCAAAATATGGAAACGAAACCAATGTAGAAGCTCTGAGGAAGGAAATGTTAGAGAAAGGAATAGCCATTGATGACATACATAAATAACTGTGAGATGAATAGCTGTTTAGCAAGTCTGATATGAAACTTTTGACATTGTTGATCATAATGATCAATGTTAGAGGGGATTGGTTTGACTTGTTTTGCCTTATCTTGGTGAACCATTGAAGGACTGAATTATCGAAGGCCATATTCTATTTCTTGTCCCACAAATCCACAATGGAGCTAGAAGAGCAGATACATTGTTGATTAAATCATCCAAGCAACATGAAAGCTGATGAGACGCATAAGGGATGCCAATAGATAGAAAATTGGGCCATGTACTCGTAAGTTATAAttgaataattttctttttgatgAAATGCTTTCAGTAGTCATGTGTAATTACCTTCATAAACGGTATGATGCAGAGGTCGGAAGACGTGGACATGAGTGGGTTGCTATCAAGAGAATATATGTGTGCATGAAGGTAACACATCACTATTTAGCCTCCTGGTCAGTTTAGTGAAGATAATGAAAATGAATGATTTCCCCCCTGTAGTTTCTCTGTTTATGAATGCTCTCTCTCTTTGACAATGTTACTGAATCAGTTATACTAAAACTAGAATTCATCAAGCTTcacttttttattaatttcctGTTAGCATTGTGCTTCATCCGAGTTTTGCTGCGAGATTATTCTCAAACTGAACATACATCCAGTACTGTTGATTAATTTCAGATTAACATGTTGTGTGTACTTTGAATCCCTTCCTGTGGTTTCAAAAGGACCGCTAACAACATTTTATCCATGCAGCTAATATTATCATGGCCTATGCTGCATTATGTATTCGTTTATGTGATTCGCtagaattaattccttttttctatcagcaaatcatttttttggaaactttttctatcaaagctttatacatgtaagtgtaaactctttttatttattattaagttCTCAGTTATTATATGCCAAAATGTGACATATCTTTGCATGTCCATCAAATTTGGGGGAAAagtatattttctgtttgccTGAAGAGAAATCTAAAGTAGTGAAAGGATAATTTCGTTCCCTCCACTAGAATGTGCCACGTCATTTGATAATAATACCATCAAATGCAACAAATGATTCAAAATTTGCCGTTGGATCTAGAGGGGTCCTCAGTAAAAAATTGCCAAAGGTCAGGAGTCTCCAGGAGCCTTCCATCCGAAGGCTTACGAGAACAGAACGTGAAGCGAACAAGGGCAAAAAAGTGGAAGAAATAAGCGACCAGCCTCTTACTCGCCACGCCTCCAGTGCTGCCTGCCCTCTTTCCACCACCAACACAGCTACCTGTTCGCCATGCCTCCCCATCCTCATCCCAACCAGCGCCCTCAGCCCACATCCTAGTCCTCACCGTTGCACATCTTCCCCCTGTACTCCCAATCTCCTCCACTACTGCCTCATCCCCATACCCCTCCTTGCTGCAGGCAAGATGATCTGTCGCCTAGTCACTGCAGCTGCTCAGCACGGTATCAGATTGAGCTTGACTATGTTAAATTGATTTAGGTGACAAAGAATTGGAGCGGTGCTTTGAGCAGAATAACTCAAGCAGGGCAGCGCCGCCAGACCACGGCTTTGAGCAGAATAACTCAAGCAGGGCAGCGCCGCCAGTCCACTACCTTGTACTCCCTGCGCCACATCCACACCCAAGCATCACCATTGAAATGGCTAATCAGGAATGTAGTAAACTGCCATACTTATCATCAAAGAAAAACTACTGTATACTTCTGTTTACTGCAGTACTACACAAATGTCCGTTTATTTGCCTCTAGCTTAAATTTACCTTCCCTAAAATTTAGGTGTACGTGCCAATTAAACTGTTCCTGCTTTGCTTATTCTGTTTCTGAAATCAGGGAGGCAAGAGTGGCTTCACCATCTGGAACTCACCATTTATGGACATGAAGaagttttcttttgtttgggGGTGTCTATACAGCCATCTCACAGCGTCTGATTTGCCTATGATTCTCTTACAAGGTAACAAAAAATGCAAACATGTTAATAGCAAGGCTCAAGCCACAGTATCAGGGACTATCCAGTAGATTCTTACACATGAGTCTTGATTGTTCTGATCTTAATTATTCACATGGAAATACATAGGTCTAACAAAACAAGCTCTGCTATCAAATCTGTTGTAGGTTAGTTGCGTTTTATTTCATCATTTGAGAAGATACAAAAGAGCAAGAAAGTCTCACTTCCTCAAATGAGTCTGCTGAAACGTGATGCTAAGAAAAGCTCCACGATAACCCCAGAGGAAATCCATTGCCTGCACCCTCTGCCTTCTCTGAACTTATTCAGTGGAAGGGCATTCTCTCTGCAAATTAACTGGTTTGTATGCATACCTCCTATGAAAGTTCTTCAATTCATCCTACTGGCAGTTGACACAAATAGTAATACAAGCAGCTGTTCGTTACAGAAGTATAATAGTTCATGATGGCTcatgtgttaaaaataaacagtatCAAGAGAAGCAGCCGTTGCAATGGATATTACTAATGATTAAATAGTAGATGAATATTACTATAACGATTAAATATTAGTATCATCTAGAGCATATTGTTAACAAAAGGTTTCAGAAATTCCTGAGTAATTAGTGGGTAATAAGAACTTCCATTCATGTTTTCTTGTGCAGGAAACATGctttctccctctcggccTTTGTGATATATTGAACAAAAGTTGGCAAGtactataaatctataattcTGTAATGGCTGGTTGTTCCTTGATAATACTGAGAAGAAAGTATCAAGGGTGATGAATCCAATATCAAAGCAAGCTTCCCCCCAGGAATATGTCTGTTACTCTGTCAAAGAGGTGCGCGGGGTTTAGTTGTTGTGTGCCAACAATTGGAGCATGTGGCTAGGGAGTGTTTTACCGAGCATGGGTGGTGATCTAGTCTTAGGATTAATGGCCACTAATTGTACTTGACCGAGATAAATGCAAAGcttccattatcttaaaaaaggTCCTTCaaagagttaatttttttttcacattttgcTGCTATTAGTCATCTTGAGCTATTCAATTGTAATTTAATGGtagattttctttatttgcaTGAATCACAATCACTAGATTCATCTTCCATGGAAGTCCAATTTAGGAGGAAACCTCTAAAACTGGGGCATTTATCCATTTCGGTTGATTATGATCTTACCGAATTTGTTATTGCTTCCCAATGAATATCTCCTAAGTCCTAACCATAACTGTAGTTTTTGCATGTTTGGCTGGAGTTGTACCATCTGTTGATGGCGCCATGCATCACCTCGTGATAGAAAGAAACCAAAGTCCTAACCCTTGGAGCACCCAATCCATCTGATTCCAGTAGGTAAGAGTAGTTGCTTTAGTATGACTTCTAGATGTGAAAACATTGGCTTGACAATAAAAACTGCTAATGTACATTCCATTTTCAATTTCTAGGGATGTGAGATCGTTGACTGTAATGAATTTTGGGTTTCACTCAGTGTTGCATGGAGTGAAGTGAGAACAAAATTTCCAGGAGTGTTTCAATCAAATAGTCAAAATATCAGCTTGGATGGCTGTGATACTGGAGTCAAGAACAATATCAAAACTTGTAGTATGCTTGCAATTTCATGGTGGTTACCTTTGAGCTACTTGAACTGGAGGAGTGGAGGTATGAAGGCCATCAACTTTTTCACTATTACTGGTATTATCATATAGATGAATACTGAATATTGGCCATGCATACTTCACTTAGTTTCTTGTTGGGAGAGAGAGCATACGGACATACACTACTATAGAACCAAGTATACTAGATAGGCCATTCATGACCAGGCTCAtcagcccgtcacagatgcAAGTATCAGTCACGGAGCAAAATTTGATCCGTTGTCAATGACTGAAATAGGCATGACTCGTCACCAATATCCCATATCTTTGAAGGGCCAAAATACCAGCCCGTCATAAAATCATCCGTGACAGGCCAAATACAATAACTCGTCACCTCTGTTGATATATCTTTGACGGGCCGTAAGTTACAGCCCGACACCGATGCATCATCCCTGACGGGCTTTATATTACAGCTCTAAGCCTATTCGGGTGTTCATTCCTCGCTTGAAGCTGCCTATGTGCCTCACTAACAGCCTGGAACTCCATTGTCCTCTTCAATCTCTTGAACTCTTCCCATATCTCCGGTGTTAAGTGAGGATACTCTTCGAATGGGGTTGGTTCGTTGAGGTCGAGCACATATTCGGTGTGCAGCttgtgcttaaaattcttCCAAGTTGTACCCATCTTGTAGAATGCCCTTTTCTTCAACCTCGCCTCATTGTCTGAAGGGAACTCAAAGCATTCCTTGAAACGTTCCCATGCCTCTTCCTTCTTAGCTTCCGTCACATGGTCGACATCCTTGTGCAGTATGCCCTAGTAGCGTCTTCCAAGAATTTCGCATATACTGGAAAACCTCCTAACTGATGCCTCAGTTGCTATAGGAGTTCCAGTTCTATCAAACCTCAATTATAGTGAACTTAGAGTCCGATAATTTATTCTGCGATCGTCGACTGCGGCTAGAAGTTCCAGTTGTTGTGGACGACGTTGTATGGTCTTTTCTAGACATTGCTAAGATATATTGTTCTAAATCAATATAACTCTAAATCAATGCATTTCTACATCAATATATTCactaaatcaaaatatttctaaatcaATACATTTCTAAATCAATCTATTCACTAAATCAATACATTTCTAAATCAATATATTCACTAAATCAATATATTTCTAATCAATACATTTCTAAATCAATCTATTCACTAAATCAATACATTTCTAAATcaatataacaaatatatgatacAAGTAACATAATCAAATAAACCGAGACGAGTTAGCGACGGTGTGGAGCATCATCGGCCGGTGTGGAGCGTCGGTGGCCGGCGTGGGAGTGACGTCGGTGGCTGGCGTGGGAGGCCGACT is a window of Oryza brachyantha chromosome 8, ObraRS2, whole genome shotgun sequence DNA encoding:
- the LOC102711556 gene encoding LOW QUALITY PROTEIN: pentatricopeptide repeat-containing protein At5g12100, mitochondrial-like (The sequence of the model RefSeq protein was modified relative to this genomic sequence to represent the inferred CDS: substituted 1 base at 1 genomic stop codon); translation: MSRLLPRRRSLCTAAATHLHDLASLLAAGRFYASVDLAKSLLLAAQPPAASVPDLYRALAGGPPPESSFLHDAASALVVASARLRLPDGALRLLSDLAAAAADDARAPLPSLSSCNLLLESLLSLGRHADVRRAFGILAASSAGPRMDTFAWNKAVQACVTAGDLDEAVGMLRRMGSGGAPPPNAFSYNVVIAGMWRAGKGDGAVKVFDEMAERAVLPNHITYNTMIDGYIKGGDLEAGFRLRDQMVCHGLRPNLITYNVLLSGLCCAGRMGMTSALLDEMASRKMIPDGFTYSILFDGLSRNGDSKAMLSLFGNSVKNGVKIGDYTCSILLNGLCKDGKVSIAEQVLRELVNAGFVPTRVIYNTLINGYCQIGELEGAFLTFQQMKSCHIMPDYITYNALINGLCKSERIAKGQDLLMEMEDNGVNPTTETFNMLIDAYGRTGQLEKCFIVLSEMQEXGLKPNVVSYGSIVNAFCKNGKIPEALAILDDMFHRDVLPNAHVYNAIIDAYIEHGPNDQAFILAEKMRSIGISPSIVTYNLLIKGLCKQLRISEAEEMINSLSNHSLIPDAVSYNTLISACCYRGNIDKALYLQQEMHKYRIKPTLRTYHILISALGGAGRLNEMDDLYQQMMQKNLVPSNVIYNIMVEAYSKYGNETNVEALRKEMLEKGIAIDDIHK